Proteins encoded together in one Miscanthus floridulus cultivar M001 chromosome 16, ASM1932011v1, whole genome shotgun sequence window:
- the LOC136510590 gene encoding basal body protein 10-like, with the protein MTPDEPIEGIWMSTVALSDEEILRRVRETMEGWLKSSGLTPIAMLPSWGYLSLGMRDVRASPPPIPEDAKRRAANRAHAEEAKCKRKNLEHEELEKHCQQQRHDGLPVKSSPSPSLLDSSSDDDKSEAGRGTLDHLPDVGGMAPGASMSNPAFPGRGGEDALRPVIARPGAEADMPEARALGRRAVSPVGSTVEVERAAARAMQLPPQRVEGAPKHGEGRPAPADTEAVPLPPPLPLLRRRDAKRHAEAPALAPCKALTVSASSIAQWVVEAQAAIQHGAASVRADLKEPVAQGEATKAATEQAEGGEPTPHEAEAHESDGAKVSSVAEATETEVKAPQIPEAKATEAGAPGTTEAEVVEARAPGTIEAEVAEARAPGTTEARVVETGIARRSRRPRKQERRRCKPWYHPRSKARHHRRRAPGKWRSIRSPPTILPGGRGWRTPRQPASRSSQLRPLELEDQSLRKSLFLRWERGVWDQFWQHKDLLADANELLSTRSAEVEDLRLRCADAKAEVAMVREQAAPLAAQIKELEEELTRAASERDTFRSQAEQAEASAKAIAEQLGVEQGMHLLTKGALAEALKVVEASRVEALALKEKAKELEKEASRVAEASWVVVQCWKEKAEASRVEAQRWKEKAEGLENEVSWVAEASVMVQAVPEAEIGQHNVLQSAARTACEALEVEGA; encoded by the exons atgacaccggatgagccgatcgagggcatctggatgtctaccgtcgccctctccgacgaggagattctacgtcgagTAAGGGAGACGATGGAGGGGTGGCTGAAGAGCAGTGGtctgacccctatcgcgatgctcccatcgtgggggtacctctccctg gggatgagggatgtgcgagcctccccaccgcccattcccgaggaTGCAAAGCGGCGGGCGGcgaaccgggcgcacgccgaggaggcaaagtgcaagaggaagaaccttgagcaTGAAGAGCTGGAGAAGCACTGCCAGCAGCAGAGGCACGATGGCCTCCCGGTGAAGTCGTCCCCATCACCATCGTTGTTGGACTCCTCGAGCGACGACGACAAGAGCGAGGCAGGGCGGGgtaccctagaccatctccctgacgtcgggGGGATGGCGCCCGGGGCATCGATGAGCAACCCAGCATTCCCAggaagaggaggagaggatgccttgAGGCCGGTGATCGCCCGCCCCGGGGCCGAGGCTGACATGCCCGAGGCACGGGCATTAGGAAGGCgagccgtcagcccggtgggctcaacagtggaggtggagcgggcAGCGGCGAGGGCGatgcaactgcccccgcagagaGTCGAGGGGGCACCGAAGCACGGCGAGGGCCGGCCGGCACCGGCGGACACGGAGGCCgtgccactgccgccgccacTACCGTTGCTAAGGAGGAGGGACGCA AAGCGTCATGCGGAGGCGCCCGCCTTGGCGCCATGTAAGGCGCTCACGGTGAGCGCCAGCTCCAtcgcccaatgggtggtggaggcgcaagccgccatacaacatggcgcggcgtcggtgagggccgacctgaaggagccggtcgcccagggagaggctaccaaggcggccacaGAGCAAGCGGAGGGGGGGGAGCCTACGCCCCATGAGGCTGAGGCccacgagtcagatggggccaagGTGTCCTCAGTCGCCGAGGCCACCGAGACCGAGGTCAAGGCCCCTCAGATTCCCGAGGCCaaggcgacggaggccggggcgcccgggaccaccgaggctgaggtggTGGAGGCTAGAGCCCCTGGGACCATCGAGGCTgaggtggcggaggccagagcccccgggaccaccgaggccagggTGGTGGAGACCGGCATAGCGCGGCGAAGCCGGCGGCCCAGGAAGCAGGAACGAAGGCGGTGCAAGCCTTGGTACCACCCCCGCTCCAAGGCTCGCCACCATCGCCGAAGAGCACctgggaagtggaggtccattcgatctcctccaacAATACTTCCTGGGGGAAGGGGGTGGCGGACGCCGAGGCAGCCAGCATCGCGGAGCAGCCAGCTCCGACCTCtg gagctcgaggaccagtccctcaggaagtcactgttcctccggtgggagaggggcgtctgggaccagtTCTGGCAACATAAGGACCTGCTTGCCGatgccaatgagcttctgtcgacacggagcgcagaggtggaggaccttcgccttcgctgtgccgatgcAAAGGCCGAGGTGGCCATGGTTCGGGAGCAGGCTGCCCCTCTGGCGGCgcagatcaaggagctggaggaggagctgacccgggcggccagcgagcgggacaccttcaggtcccaggCTGAACAAGCggaggcctctgccaaggccatcgccgagcagcTGGGGGTGGAGCAGGGCAtgcacctgctgacgaaaggtgccctggccgaggccctcaaggtggtcgaggcctcccgggtcgaggccCTAGCTTTGAAggaaaaggccaagg agctagagaaggaggcttccagggtggccgaggcctcttgggtcgtGGTCCAGTGCTGGAAAGAGAAAgctgaggcctctcgggtcgaggcccagcgctggaaagagaaagccgagg ggttggagaatgaGGTCTCTTGGGTCGCTGAGGCTTCCGTCATGGTGCAGGCGGTGCCTGAGGCCGAGATCGGGCAGCACAACGTGCTGCAGAGCGCCGCCCGTAcagcctgcgaggccctagaggtcgaggGGGCCTAG